CGGGAGGAGCTTCCATAAGACTTGTTTCATCTGCAGTGAGCAGACCGCTTCTTTcttcccttctcttctcttctccggCAGAGGGAGTGTCATGGTGGCTCAGCAGAATATACTGTAGAGCTGTTAAACAGTGGCCCTCCATGTTTCTGCGTGTCTTATTTGCTCTTATGCGCCATGTTGGCACCTTTAAACTGACTAAAGAGACACAACAGCACAGGACCATTTATCTGTGTTATCGTCATCTTTTGTAAACTCCgtttttgtggtttttatttcattttttcccccttttattaaatccctttcatttatttatatgtctTATAGTaggggtgtcaaacatacatCCCGTGTGCCATAACCGGGCCACCATATGGTCCAATCAGGCgcactggatgactttgcaaagtgtgaacATTGCAGAGAAGTGATCCattccaattccaaatttactactttaatctcagagaatatcaGTTCTTTTTCTGTAAATTTACGACTTTAATCTTACAAATTATGAGTTTTTTTCTCTGAACATTACCCCTCTCTCCCGGGTCCGTaacgtttttttctttcattcactATCAATTAAAAGGTATACATAATGTATAGTGACATAtattgacaaaacaaacaaatacatgatGACAAAGATATTATTCATACACCTCTATACTGCATTCAATGTAACAGTGTATGTGGCCCATGAacaaaaatgagtttgacacccctgtctTATAGCCTTCTTTTTCCTCTAGTGTCCTCTtttcttactgtttttttcttcgttgcctttttttttttactttgttttatttgtccTTTCTCACtcaattttctctttcttctcactTGCTATCTTTTCAGTCTGTTTTTCTAATTAGCTTTCGTCCTTCCTTTTTCTTAATTGTATCCTTACTTTCTTtattcttccttccttttttctcccTCTATTCCCATTTCTTGCATTCTTCCCATCTTTCTCACTTTGTTCTCCCTCAGTCTCTTTTTCTTGCGTCTCATCTCTATACTTGTGTCACTTCGTCTACTCCTCCTACTGctgctcttttcttttcacAGTGCAGCCAGCACTGACCATGTTCTCTCAGCAATCTCTCACACCCAAAATTTGCTTATTGCTTAAAACTTATGAGACATATTTGAGCATGGGACTGGGCATCATATCATATACTAATAGCCTAAGCCCTCATACACTCTAAACTTTCAAAATTTGAATAGGTGCCTaaccaaaacacatttattaCAGAATTATGACTAACAGATATGACACCGTGCTAAGCTGCATGTCTAGGatgattattttcaaatgaTTGTTGGTTtcattatagttcaataactaTTTAGATCACTTGTTCTCTATAACAGGTCCATTTCTCATGTAACGTGTTCTGGTAGTTCAATGGCTGCTCTCTGGCTTTTGCTGCCCAGCTgagtttcctctcctcttcttctgaaTTCTTCTAACCAGATCTCCAGGGACACCTCCTATAGGTTTACTGTTCTCTGCACAATCACTAACACTCAGCAGCTGGTTGGACGGGAGCCTGTGTGACTGCTGAGTGCTGGATTGTTCCAGTGGGGGCTCTGATGGGCCTCTGCCATCAGCTCAACCAGCCGCTAAGTGTTCATCTTTTCTCAGACAGCCGCCTCACACTCCCCTCGCTCCCTACAAATAGAAACACAGGACATCTGACTGTGTGTAATTCCACTGTTGACTGATAAAACTGGCAAAAGGTGGGAGCTTTATTTAACCTCCGATACTCCACCATGACACTGCCCcagtctggaaaaaaaaacgtaaccATGTCACCCCAGCCAGAAAACTGGTTCAAACGTGtaaaacatttgtttgtttcacaCAGTGAGCTGCAGAAAAGGGCTGGACAGCACCACAGTTGCAGCGCACGAGTCTGAGATTTACTGCAAGTCCTGTTATGGCAAGAAATATGGGCCAAAAGGCTATGGCTACGGGCAAGGAGCTGGAGCTCTGAGCTCTGACCCTCCGGGAGATGTTGGCCTGCAGCCTCAAGAGTACGTGTTCACACTGCGGTTAGATACACAAATCTGGGCTTTCATTAAAGAGTCAATCCCAAACCACATATGTCAACATACTGTATTGGCTTACTTATCCCTATAGTGGTATTAGACCATATAGGTAGTTTCCTGTAGAACTAGTTCATTTTGCCTTTTCCCAGTGTGATTAGTATTCCTCTCTGAATACAGCTGCAGAAAAACGTCTATAACTTGAAAATTGTTTTTTACCttctacagaaaaaaacaatacaccACAAGGTGTAAATATAGCTTTAGTCTCCCATGATGCCTTACTGCTCTTTCAGAGAGATTTCCACTCTGACATGAGTGAAATACTGGGGGTACGAAATTGTAATTAGTCAAAGACAGGGACTACATAAAAGCATATTGGTCGTTAGCAGatagaggttcactcctcgacgcagcggccgcaggttcgactctgccctgcggccctttgctgcatgtcattccccctctctctctctctcctttcatgtcttcagctgtcctatatgaataaaggcctaaaatgccccaaaaattataaaaaattaaacaaaaaaagaaagtcaaacACCAGTGACCAAGAGGTGTCGTCACAcgttgtctttgtgtctctagCTCCAAACCGCAACCAGCTTCTTCAAACTCCAATGGCAGTAAATCTTCGCAGAAGTTTGGATGTTCAGACCGCTGCCCTCGCTGCTCCAAAGCCGTCTACGCAGCAGAGAAAGTGATGGGAGCGGGAAAGGTAAgaaagcctctgaacaccccacacaggtgatttcagttattctggctggTGAGACTCCGCTCAGGTTGAAAGTGGGCCGGAGCTTAGATGGGAATTTATTAGATCACAAATAttttctaccaataagaatgataacGCTGTCATTTGTCCTGCCATTACAGGAGGCAACACAGCTATAAAGCGACTCAGGAAGAGGTCATACACACCCACCCAAACCCCACCCTttttaaagcctctgaacacatacatatacatgcaATACAGCATTCTTTAGTGTAAAGTTGTTGCTTTCCTGTTGCACCAGCAGACTGACAGCAATCTGAAGTCAGACTTCTTAGCTCTAAATAATTTTCTCATAACAGCACGCTTATTTAAAAGTGTTTTTAGTAGTGTTGTCAAGTGCCGTTAAGCACAAGAGAAAAAtacatactttattgatcctcaAGGGGACATGACATTTGGTGTAACAGTGGCAGTAAATggattgtatttatatagcgcttttctagtcttaacgactactcaaagtgcttttacatagtacaggaaccattcacacaccaTTGCCAAAGCtgctgtacaaggtgccacctgctcgtcagataaacattcacacacatttactcagggttcagtgtcttgcccaagaacacttcgacatgggactacAGGGCCAGGGATCAATCCGCCAACCTTCCAATTGTGGTAGaggcgaccgctctaccactgagccacagccgcgcTGTGAATGAGGACCCAAGTGCAGAAACAACACTTACTTTGTTTAATTGCGGACAGGTCAACAGCAAAAATACAGCAGAACACTAAACTACGGCAGGAACTCTGTCGCAAAGTAATTCTAGTCAAACAGAAGCTGAACGAGAGAAGGGCCTGATATACTCCCACAGGCTGACCAGCTGATTGGGTGAGTGCTGATTGCAGGCAGCTGCAATCAGCTGACTCAGCAAAAATTTGATGTAGAGAGGGAAAGATTTAAAGACAAAGTGGTAGAAATAAGAAGGGGATGGAGTATCAAGGGAATATTAGAAATAGGAGAAAGTCAAACTGAGATGAAAAGGTCATTAATTAAATGTTTACATGAAACAAGATTAACAAATAGAATATGAATAggtagtttttttaatttaattatttttctctctcgaTAAGAATGTGACAGTGTCATGTTGTTGCATACTCCGATGCAGTAGGTGGCGGCATATGTCTAAAAGTTGGTCTGTAGCCCGCAGTAggcctttttcacggcagacatgttgacatgacatagtaggaaaagcacaggtgtattaaaccattaatgatggctgcattccacttaggagaggcccttgTATTGcacatgctgactcactgaaatagcttactgagacacttgatggaattaaggttatcaatttcagctgtgcttttcctactataaaaagtcaaaatgtctgctgtgaaaaaggtccattgtggATCAGTCAGTCAGCATGAGAAGACTATCTACCAATGTGACAAGTGGTTTTGTGCAATGtaatactgtaactgtaacatTATCTGAGAAATTTTGACCCCATAAttgcacaaaaacaaaccagAAAAGACTTGAAAAAAAACGACAGCAGAGCAAGATATCTCCACAATTTAGACTAGATTTCCATCTAATGAACTGTGGACATGTAAGGGTCCTTGTGACTTTAATGACCATGTGACCTTTCCTCTCAAGATatcatagatatatacatataaatgtatatatctAGTACATGGCATCGGGGATGGGAggattggcatttctttaaaccaattagaatcgtcatgggcggtgctaaactccgcacagagccgctgcaaaatagtcgtgcaacagaaaactctgattggacagatagtctagctagctgtctggatttaccctgcagagatctgaggagcagttaacgtCAACAGTAGTCCTCATTAAttcaccgaatttaaaattccaacacaaagaaagcggaaggaaacggaaaatacgtgcatctggtggaatttcctgcagcaccagagcaatcccggaagtggaacgtcaaggattaattaatgaattataGACTAACATTCGGGGACCTAGGATGGAATTTAAGCTTTGGACTGTTCTGTTTACGTAAAAGCTAGGTTtagctttatttttctttgttttttgtgtgtgtgtgtgtgtgtgtgtgtgtgtgtgtgcagccctGGCATAAAACCTGTTTCCGCTGTGCCCTGTGTGGTAAAAGTCTGGAGTCAACCACAGTGACTGACAAGGATGGAGAGCTTTACTgtaaaggtacacacacacacagtttgaaaATCAAATCAGAAAATGCTGTTCATCATTCTCAGAATGTTTTTCTAATTTTCTCTTCAGTTTGCTACGCCAAAAACTTTGGCCCAAAAGGATTTGGACTGGGGAACGCTGCCATGTTGGAGTAACAACAGTTGTGGTTTAAAACACCCCCGTTCACCGTCTCCCTGCAGCTGTTCTAATGGAGCCTCAGCCTTTTCCTTCCTACTGGATCCTGTTTGTAATACATGACTGACGCCATATTGGGCATCAAAATCATGGGCAGGTGAAATAACAGCAGAGTCAGGCAATGTTTTACGGTCACTGTAATCTTGAAAATGTTGCATAATACTTATGGTTTGTgagtacaaaataaaactattttgtTACCCTAAAATGTATTATGAATGAAGTTATTGTTTTCATAAAGAAAGGGAAAGAGGAAACAGAGCTTTTACTTACAGTTCATGTAGAAAAGAGCAGCACTATACTCATTAGAATAAATGATACGGATTTCAGAtaatccttttatttttattatgtattatatttGGGATGATTACTACTTGCCCAACCCTGCTTACTGTAGTCTTTGAATTTATGTTACCACCCGCTGTGTGTAAGACAATCAGCAGTTCCTCATCCTGTTAAAGTTAATTATTAATAGAATCTTATTTGCATTCATAAATAATGATGTCATATTATATAATTTATGTTCAACAATTATTTAGAATAATCAAGACAAGTGATTAACAAACAGAATGAGTTAATTTTTCCCAAACGTCAACAATTATGTGTGAGCAGCGGTGCAGAGCGGGATGGGATTAGATGTTTTTGTCAAACTAATATTAGCGCAGTTATCTCACACTGTTAAATCAGAAGAGACCACTGGGGAAAACATTCAGAGTAAAAGTCCCTCCGAAAGAGGACTCCGTTCATTACACCATTTTTGGTCCTTTAAGTTTAAACCTTTAGACTGATCACAGCAGCTGCCTTAACAGACTCTGTTCATATTACATAACAAGTCATCTGTCTCATTAGCGTCAGGCCCGTTAATAGTGTAACAATGTGGCAAGAATAAAAATAACACGTTTGTTTAACAATGCTACAAACTGAGGCTTGGAAAAACGACCACAGAGTTGAACATCTGGCACAACAAGCCTGACATTTATGAGCCTCACCATAGTGATATTTACTGCTGAATAGTGTTTCCATTATATAGTCCACCCCCCCATATGTAGAGTCCACACAGAGCCAGTTAAAAAGACAGGCACAACATTGCTTTATTGAAGTATTATAGTGGTCATTCATTATGAAACACATGCAACTCTTATAAAAGTCGTAAAACCAACTGTTTACACGTACAAAGATCCTCCCCCCCCAGAGCAGATGATAAAAAATAGGCTTGATGtgttcataaaaaaagaaacgaaAAACATCTCAAAACTTCAGTTACAATTTAGGCCTTTAAAGGTTTAACCTTGCCCAAATGAACACAATTGTGATTTTTCATGTCACTTACATTGGTCAAGTATAAGGCAGCAGCAGTCTGTACAAAAAGCGACTAAATAAAACGATATCTACACAATGCTTTgtgtgttttgatttttttctaaacttttatTATGGTGGTTTCTCTTCACAAGGAGCCaacctgttttaaaaaaaaataaataaatacactttgTGCTTTTGGTCCAGAACCACTGTGAAAGTCTGACCGTGTACCCTGAGCGACGGATGGTGTGGAGGGTCAGACCATGTCGGTGTGTCCGAACACGCGCTGGTCGCG
This sequence is a window from Perca flavescens isolate YP-PL-M2 chromosome 1, PFLA_1.0, whole genome shotgun sequence. Protein-coding genes within it:
- the csrp3 gene encoding cysteine and glycine-rich protein 3, with amino-acid sequence MPNWGGGAKCAACEKTAYHAEEIQCNGRSFHKTCFICMSCRKGLDSTTVAAHESEIYCKSCYGKKYGPKGYGYGQGAGALSSDPPGDVGLQPQDSKPQPASSNSNGSKSSQKFGCSDRCPRCSKAVYAAEKVMGAGKPWHKTCFRCALCGKSLESTTVTDKDGELYCKVCYAKNFGPKGFGLGNAAMLE